From Sphingomonas sp. PAMC26645:
GTGCCGCAGGTCTTCACGCCGTACAAGGAAGTGCTCGACGTCTATCGCGGCGGGCTGAAGGTACCCGACGACGTCACGCTGATGTGGCCCGACGATAATTTCGGCTATATCCGTCACGTCCCCGACGCCGCCGAGCGCACGCGGTCGGGCGGATCGGGCATCTATTATCACTTGTCCTATCTCGGCGCGCCGCTGTCGTATCTCTGGCTGTCGACCACCCCGCCCGCGCTGATCCGCGAGGAACTTGGGCGGGCTTGGGATGCGGGTGCGCGGCGGATGTGGGTCGCCAATGTCGGCGACCTCAAGCCCGCGGAACTCGCGACCGACTATTTCCTGCAACTGGCTTGGGACGTACCGGGCACGCGCGGCAAACCGATCAATACGGTCGTCACGGACTGGGCGGCCGGCACGGTCGGCGCCGATGTCGCGCCGGAGATCGCCGCGATCATGGCCGAGCATCACCGGCTGAACTTCCAGCGCCGACCCGAGCATCTGCAATGGTGGCTGCCCGGAGAACTGTCGAAGCCGAGTCCGCTTGCCCCTCCCGAGATCGCTACCCGCCTCGCCGCCTTCGACACGCTGCGCATGCGCGTCCAGTCGATCGCGCCGCGCGTTGCGCCCGACCGTCGCGACGCGTTCTTCGAGCTGGTCGACTATCCGGTGACTGCGGCGGCGCTTGCCAATACGCGCGTGTTCGATGCCGAGGCGCATGATCGCCTGCGCGATACCGATCCGGTTAGTGCGGCAGTGGCTGGCGAACGATCGCGTGCAGCGGACGCTGAAATCACCGCGCTGACGAGCCGCTACAATAGCGAGATCGCGGGCGGGAAGTGGCGGGGGCTGATGGCGGTCGAACCCGCCGACGGGCAGTGGCGTCGCTATCGCTTGTCGCCACCGATCCTGCCCGCCCCAGCTATAGCTGCCCGGCGGAGGCCGGGGCCCAATTGGAATGCCCCTGATGAGATCTCGCCGTCCTCCGTTACCTCGGCCGTTCCAACTGGGCCCCGGCCTTCGCCGGGGAACCGGGAGGTTTTATCCTCTTCGACGATCGTGGTTGAGGCGGAGACTTCGGGGAGCCTGCGCAATGGCTGGCGCGTGGTCGACGGCCTCGGCCGCAACGGTGCTGCGGTAGCCGCGGCGGCGCTGGCAACGCTGTCGTACACCGTCACGCTCCCGCCGGGTCGCTGGCAACTCGCAGCGGAAATCTTGCCGACCTATCCTACGACCGAAGGCGCCGACCTCGCGGTAACGGTCGCGATCGACGGCGGGCCGCCCGTGCGCGTCGGTGTTCCGCGCAAGACCGGCGACCGGGCATGGGCGCTCGCGGTGCTCGACAACCGTCTCGACCTTGCGCTGCCGACACCGCTCGCCGCCGGACGACACAATGTGACGATCGGGATCGACGACCCCGCGATCCTCTTCGACGCGCTCCGCTTCGATCCGCTTCCCCCATCTCCAGCCAACGCCGGTACCCAAGGACTTTCGCATGGCCACTGATCCGATCGCCGCCCGTCCGGCCCTGCCGCTTGCGCCTGCCCGTCCGGTACGCTGGTACAATTTGCTCGCCTATGGTTCGAACGACGTGCTCGGCGCGGGGTCGATGGCGGTTATCAGCACGTGGATCCTGATCTTTTACACCAGCTTCTGCGGACTGTCCGCGGCACAGGCGACGATCATCTTCGGCGTCGCGCGCGTGCTCGATGCGTTCACCAGCCCGACGATCGGCCACCTGTCGGACAATCTCGGGCGAAGCTGGCTGGGGCGCAAGTTCGGACGGCGGCGGTTCTTCATTCTCGCCGCGATCCCGCTGCTGCCGTCGTTCGCGATCATGTGGGTCGCGGGCCAGGGCTTCTGGTATTACCTCGTGACGTACGTGCTGTTCGAGATGGTCTACGCGATGGAGATCATCCCGTACGAGACGCTCGCGTCGGAAATGGCGACCGATTACCGCACCAAGGCGAAGTTCGCGGGCGCGCGTATCCTGTGCGGCCAGTGCTCGGCGATCGCGGCGGCGTTCCTGCCGGGCTGGCTGATCGCGTATCTCGGCCCGGACTCGCCCGACACGTATCTGTATATGGGCATGATCTTCTCGGTGCTGTTCATGGGCGCCGCGGGATTACTGTACGCGTTCAGCTGGGAACGGCAGCGGCCCGAGGGGCTCGACGAGGTCCAGGCGGTCGAGAAGGCGTCGCTCGGCGCGGCGTTCAAGGCGCTCTACCGCAACCTGTTCTCGACGCTGAGGATCCGGGCATTCCGTCTGCATCTCGGCATGTATCTGGGCGGCTATATCAGCCAGGACATCTACAACGCCGCGTTCACCTATTTCGTGATCTTCGCGCTCGCCGGATCGACCGCGATCGTCGCGAACCTGGTCGGCGTTACGTACATCGTCCAGCTCGCTGCAGTGGTGCTGGCGATCAATTTCGCGTTGCGGCTGTCGCCCGCCGCCGCCTACCGGTTCGCGGCGTTGAGCTTCGCGATCGGCGTGGTGATCTTCCTCGCGATGTACGCGGCGGGCTATACAGCGACGTCGGCGCTGTTCTGGCTGCCGGTGGTGTTCGCCGGGTTGGGGCGCGGCGCGCTGAACTACATCCCCTGGGCGACCTACAACTACATGGCCGACGTCGACGAGATCGTCACCGGTCGCCGTCGCGAGGGCGCGTTCGCCGGCGTGATGACGTTCGTGCGCAAGATGAGCCAGGCGCTGGCGGTGATCCTCGTCGGGCAGGTGATGCAGGCGTCGGGCTTCGTCTCGAAGGCGACCGCGCAGAGCCCGCAGGCGATCTACGCGATCGTCGCGGTGCTGGGCGCCGGGACGATCGCGATGCTCATCTTCGGCGTGCTCGTGTCGACGCGCTTCCGGCTTACGCCCGGCACGCACGCGATCCTGCTGGAGGAGATCGAGCATCTGCGGCGCGGCGAGCGGACTCCGTCGACGCCGGACAACGCGCGCGTGGTCGAGGATCTGTCGGGCTGGTCCTACGACAAGCTGTGGGGCAACAATCCCGTCGCGGCGGCGGGCACGCGGTGATCCTGATCGCCGCTGCGTTGCTCGCAGGCGCAGGCTCGCCAGTCGCGCCGAAGCCGCTATTTCGTGATCCGGTGCACGACGGCGCCGCCGATCCCTCGACCGTCTACAATCCCGCCCGCCGCGAATGGGTGATGTTCTACACCAACCGCCGTGCCGACCTGCCGATGGCCGACGCGAAGGACGTGCGCTGGGTGCACGGTACTGCGATCGGCACCGCGCGATCGCGTGACGGCGTGCACTGGCGCTACGGGGGCACCGCGGCGATCCCCGCATCCTGCACCGGCGCGACGTTGTGGGCGCCCGAAGTCCAGTATCTCGCGGGCCGGTGGCACATGTGGCTGACCGTCGTGCCGGGCGTCTTCCGCGACTGGAACGCCTCGCGGTTCATCGTCCACCTGACCTCTCGCGACCTGAAGCGCTGGACCTGCGGCGAGCGGCTGTCGCTCGGCTCCGACCGGGTGATAGATGCGAGCGTCGCGGCGCTGCCCGGTGGCGGCTATCGACTCTGGTATAACGACGAGCGACTGAACAAGGCGATCCGCTACGCCGACAGCGACGATCTGGTGCACTGGCGCGTGAAGGGCACGATCGTCGATACGCCGGGCGAGGGACCGAAGGCGTTCCGCTGGAAGGGACGCTGGTGGCTGATCTCCGACGCGTGGAAGGGATTGCTGGCGATGCGCTCGACGGACGGCGAGCACTGGACGCGACAACCGGACTATCTGCTCGCGACGCCCGGCCGCGCCGAGACCGATCGTGCCAAGGGGCAGCATCCCGACGTCATCGTCGCCGGAGACCGCGCGTATATCATCTATTTCGTCCAGCAATCCGGCGAACCACAGTCCACGCGCGATCCCGAATGGCATCGCCGCAGCGTGCTGCAGATCGCCGAACTGAATGAGGCAGGCGGTATCCTCACCGTGGACCGCGACGCGCCGACCGAGATTCGGCTCGCGCGCCGCTAGTCGAGAAAGCCGACCTGCCGCAGCCACGCCTCGCACAGCGTCGGCCAGATCGAGACCGGCAGCCCCTGCGTATCGAGCGCGAAACCATGCGGCGCATTGGCAAAGACGTGGAGTTCCGCCGCACCGCCGGCGTCCTGCCACGCCGTGTGGAGCCGGCGGGCATTCTCGACCGGAACGACGGGGTCGTTGCCAGCATAGACGATGAACGCAGGCGGCGGCGACGGCAGCAGTTGCGCATCGGGTTGCAGCCGATCGTACATCGCCTGTTTCTCGGCCGGCGGCAGAGGCGGCTTGTCGACGATGATCGTCCGTCCCGCCGCGTTGGTGGAGATCGGGGCATAGCCCATGACCATCAAGTCGGGCCGCGTCGACTCGTCGGAATGACGCGATGCCGGCGCCGTCCACCCGTCCGGATACGCCGCGGCAAGGCATGCAGTCAGATGACCGCCAGACGACAGTCCGACTGTGCCGAGCCCCGCCGGTGCGAGACCGCTTCCACGGATCAACCGCATAGACTCGCGCGCGTCGTCGAGCGGTGCGGCAATACCGTTGGCAG
This genomic window contains:
- a CDS encoding MFS transporter — translated: MATDPIAARPALPLAPARPVRWYNLLAYGSNDVLGAGSMAVISTWILIFYTSFCGLSAAQATIIFGVARVLDAFTSPTIGHLSDNLGRSWLGRKFGRRRFFILAAIPLLPSFAIMWVAGQGFWYYLVTYVLFEMVYAMEIIPYETLASEMATDYRTKAKFAGARILCGQCSAIAAAFLPGWLIAYLGPDSPDTYLYMGMIFSVLFMGAAGLLYAFSWERQRPEGLDEVQAVEKASLGAAFKALYRNLFSTLRIRAFRLHLGMYLGGYISQDIYNAAFTYFVIFALAGSTAIVANLVGVTYIVQLAAVVLAINFALRLSPAAAYRFAALSFAIGVVIFLAMYAAGYTATSALFWLPVVFAGLGRGALNYIPWATYNYMADVDEIVTGRRREGAFAGVMTFVRKMSQALAVILVGQVMQASGFVSKATAQSPQAIYAIVAVLGAGTIAMLIFGVLVSTRFRLTPGTHAILLEEIEHLRRGERTPSTPDNARVVEDLSGWSYDKLWGNNPVAAAGTR
- a CDS encoding glycosyl hydrolase 115 family protein, which translates into the protein MSFEPGAGLALANAQGIARVVTAPGDHEVVRNAAADLTSDLRRVTGATTVNGTQIWLGTLGRNPAIDRLVRRGKIDVSRLRDAWESFVIATVANPAPGIPAALVIVGSDRRGTAFGAYELSRAIGVSPWHWWADVTPEHHAAIYAATGLHRYGPPSVRYRGIFLNDEDWGLQPWTAGTFEPEVGTIGPKTYAKLFELMLRLKANMVWPAMHKVTAAFNANPENARLADRYAIVMGSSHAEPMLRNNVGEWTAPATDFNYLTNPAGVADYWRTRVRTNGQYESVWTLGMRGIHDSGIVGPTTDDARRSLLERIFTDQRAMLARGVNRDLTRVPQVFTPYKEVLDVYRGGLKVPDDVTLMWPDDNFGYIRHVPDAAERTRSGGSGIYYHLSYLGAPLSYLWLSTTPPALIREELGRAWDAGARRMWVANVGDLKPAELATDYFLQLAWDVPGTRGKPINTVVTDWAAGTVGADVAPEIAAIMAEHHRLNFQRRPEHLQWWLPGELSKPSPLAPPEIATRLAAFDTLRMRVQSIAPRVAPDRRDAFFELVDYPVTAAALANTRVFDAEAHDRLRDTDPVSAAVAGERSRAADAEITALTSRYNSEIAGGKWRGLMAVEPADGQWRRYRLSPPILPAPAIAARRRPGPNWNAPDEISPSSVTSAVPTGPRPSPGNREVLSSSTIVVEAETSGSLRNGWRVVDGLGRNGAAVAAAALATLSYTVTLPPGRWQLAAEILPTYPTTEGADLAVTVAIDGGPPVRVGVPRKTGDRAWALAVLDNRLDLALPTPLAAGRHNVTIGIDDPAILFDALRFDPLPPSPANAGTQGLSHGH
- a CDS encoding glycoside hydrolase family 43 codes for the protein MILIAAALLAGAGSPVAPKPLFRDPVHDGAADPSTVYNPARREWVMFYTNRRADLPMADAKDVRWVHGTAIGTARSRDGVHWRYGGTAAIPASCTGATLWAPEVQYLAGRWHMWLTVVPGVFRDWNASRFIVHLTSRDLKRWTCGERLSLGSDRVIDASVAALPGGGYRLWYNDERLNKAIRYADSDDLVHWRVKGTIVDTPGEGPKAFRWKGRWWLISDAWKGLLAMRSTDGEHWTRQPDYLLATPGRAETDRAKGQHPDVIVAGDRAYIIYFVQQSGEPQSTRDPEWHRRSVLQIAELNEAGGILTVDRDAPTEIRLARR
- a CDS encoding alpha/beta hydrolase; translation: MLGADDVWPLWADEPAVTFEDPSVAAEVAVVTAVDQPVLLGFRAANPNGRAMLVLGGGGYTQLMAGREGVQVAAWLTGLGYHAFVLIHRFPNAANGIAAPLDDARESMRLIRGSGLAPAGLGTVGLSSGGHLTACLAAAYPDGWTAPASRHSDESTRPDLMVMGYAPISTNAAGRTIIVDKPPLPPAEKQAMYDRLQPDAQLLPSPPPAFIVYAGNDPVVPVENARRLHTAWQDAGGAAELHVFANAPHGFALDTQGLPVSIWPTLCEAWLRQVGFLD